DNA sequence from the Candidatus Methylacidiphilales bacterium genome:
CCGCAGCCGGAAGGATCTTTTTGCCTCGGCCATGGATGCCGCCCTGGGCCGTTTTTCCAAGGGGCAGGAGGCGGCGCGGGATGCGGCATCCGATGTGCTGCATGTTCATGCAACCCGGATGCGCGGGTGGTTGAATTACCTGTCCGCCATCGGGGTGACCGCGCCGATGCTGGGTCTGTTGGGCACGGTCATGGGGATGATCAAGGCTTTTGAAAATCTGGGCCACTCCGGCGTGGCGGACATGACCGGACTTTCCGCCGCCATCTCCGAGGTGTTGGTCACCACGGCGGGGGGATTGGTGGTCGGCATTCCCGCCTTTGTGGCCTACTACATCCTCAAGAATCACCTGGCAGATTCACTGGCCACGGCGGAAAAGGAAGTTTTCGACCTGGTGGACGCACTGCCATACGGGGCGCCGGTGGCCCCGGAACACGCGGAACCCGCCGCGCCCGCGGCATGAGGTCGCGCCGGGCGGTGGTTGACGAGCCGGGCGACGCCCCGGAATTCCAAGTATCCGCCATGGTCGACATCCTCATGACCATGCTGGTTTTTTTTGTCGCGACCGCCACGTTTGAGTATGCCCGCCAACCGGCCGACCTGGCCCTGCCCCGGGCCCGCCGGGAGGGTCCGGGGGATTCCCGGGTGGCGGGATTGGTCTTGCAACTGGAACGGGAAGGCGGGCGGATTCTGGCCGACCAGGTGCCGGTGGCCCGTGCCCGCGACCTGGTTCCTTTGATCCGGGAACGGATGCGCACCGCCAACCGGCTACGCGGACAGGGGGCGGAATTCCGTGTCCTGATCCGTGCCGACCGGACGACGCCTTACTGGCGGGTGGAGGAAATCATGCGGGCGGCGGGCGAAGCCGGGGTGGTCGATGTGTTGTTTGCCATGGAACGGCCCGGCAAGAAGGAGAAGGGGGGCGGGTCATGAGCAGGAGTAGGATTGGGCACAGGCGGATTTTGGCGGATGACGATGCGGCGCCCACGCCCCAGATCGCCCCGATGATCAACGTCATCATCGTGATGGTGGCTTTCTTTGCCGGGGGTTCCGCTCTGGGGACCTTCGAGCAGCACCTGGGCCTCAAGCTCCCGACGTTTCTCTTCGAGCGCGCCTCCACTGTGGACCGTCCACTGGTGGTTGATTTGCTGGTCAACGGCAGGTGCCGCCTGGGCGGCAGGGAATTGACGTCGGCGGAACTGGGGGAGCGCCTTGCCTCCCTGAAGCCCGCCCTGGTGCTGATCCGGCCGGAACCAGCCACGCCCCATGAGACGGTCATGGGCGCCCTGGAGTCGTGCTCCGAGGCGGGGGTGGGGCGGGTCCAGTTCGCGCCTTTGCGCTGAACACTAGTTAGGAATTTTCTCCGCCATCCCCCAGCGTCCTGCGCCGTGGTCTTGTCGGGGTGCTGCCGATCGGGATCAGGCCCGGCTGAGGTATTTTCCGGTGCGGGTGTCGATCTTGACCATCTCGCCTTCCTTGATGAAGAGCGGCACCTGGATGCTCAGCCCGGTTTCGACCAGGGCCGGCTTCTGGACGTTGTTGGCGGAATCCCCGCGGACGCCCTCGGCCGATTCGGTGACCTTGAGCAGGACCGTGGGGGGAAGCTCGATTTCCGCCACCCGGCCCTCGACAAAGACGACGTCCACGCGGCAATTCTCGGTCAGGTAATTCTTGGCATCGCCGACGATTTCATTCGTGAGGGTGATGTTCTCGTAGGTTTCCGGATTCATGAAGACCCAGTCGGCCTGGTCCTTGTAGGAGAAGTCCCATTTTTCGCGCCGGACGTCGACGATTTCGACCTTGTCGGTGGAGCCGAGGCGTTCGTCGGAGGACCGCCCGGTGTTGATCGAGCGGAGGGAGGCCTGGACGAAGGCACGGAGGTTGCCGGGAGTGCGGTGTTGGGTGTCGAGCACGATGCAGATGTCGCCCTTGTGGCGGATCGCCATGCCCTTTTTGAGGTCGTTTGCGTTGCAGCTGGCCATGTGGTTCTTTCTTTCTGGGGGTTGGAAGATTACAAAAGCTTCACTTTGGTGAGGTCCTGGACATCGATCAGACCGACGGGATGGTTGCGCCGGTCGACGACGGGAAGGTCGTTGATCTTGTGACGGGAGAGGATATTGAGCACGTCGACTGCGAGCTTGTCAACCTGAACGCGGATGGGTTTGGCGGTCATGACCTTGCCGACGGCGAGGCGTCCGACATCCTCGCTTTTTTGGTAGCCGCGGGTGAAGTCGCCCTGGGTGTAGATGCCGGCGAGTGTGCCCCGTGAATTGATGATGATGGCGGCGCCACATCGCTTGCGGGTGATTTCCGCCAGGGCGTCGCGCACCGGGGTGTTTTCCCGGCAAACGGCCACCTGCTCAATCGGACGCATGACATCGCGGATACCGAGGAGCAGATTTCGTCCGAGCGAGCCTCCGGGGTGGAAGCGGGCGAATTCCTCTTTCTTGAAACCACGGGCCTCGAGCAGAACCATGGCCAGGGCATCGCCCAATACGAGCATGGCGGTGGTGCTGGTGGTCGGGGCCAGGTTGAGCGGGCAGGCTTCCCTGCTGACAGGGACATGGAGATGGATGTCGGCATTGCGGGCCAGGGAGGAACGCGCATTGCCCGTGATGCCCACCAAGGAGGAGGCTGCGCGTTTGAGACTGGGCAGGATCCGGAGCAATTCTTCGGTTTCGCCACTGAAGCTCAAAGCCAGGATGACATCGGCCTTGCCGACTACACCGAGGTCGCCGTGGGTGGCGTTGAGGGCGTTGAGCACCACGGCGGGACACCCGGTGCTGGTCAGGGTGGCCGCGATTTTGTCGCCGATGTGGCCCGACTTGCCGACCCCCACCACGATGACTTTTCCCCCGCGACGGCAGGTCTCCATGAGGCAGGTGACGGCAAGATCAAAGGAGGGGTCGAGCTTGGCGCGAAGGGCGCGGAGTCCGGCGATTTCCAGATCGATGACTTTCCGGGCCCGGGTTCGCATACGCATGGGGGACCATGAAATCGAAGGATGCCCCCCTATGCAATGGCGATTTTTACTGAAAGTGCGAAATGAGCCTTTTTTCTCTTGCCACGGGAGCTTTTGTCACGATTCACCAGCCCCCTGCTGGCAAATGTTGGATTATCGTTGACACCACAACATGTGGTAGTATGGTCATTCCCTGCTTATACATATAGTATGGTTTAAGTCAGATTCTAAACAATTTCCGATAAAATAATTAACCCTTGGAAATCAACGACTAAAGGAGATTCCGCCATGATTCAACCCACCACCGCCGTCGACGTAAGTGCCCCATCGCAAAATCGTTTGGCCCGATTGGGTCTCAAAGGAGTCGGCGAGGGCATGAAGTTCGAACGTTGCTTCAGCCGGGCCGGGTTGCATCCCTTTGACGAGATCGAATGGGAACTCCGCACGGCCGAGATCACGGACGACTCCGGCAAGGTGATCTTCAAGCAGGAGAATGTGGAAGTGCCGAAGTCCTGGAGCATCCTGGCGACCAAGATCGCGGTTTCGAAGTATTTTTACGGAGACATCTCGCAGGGAACGGATCCGGCCCACGGTGGGCGGGAAAATTCCATCCGCCAATTGGTGCACCGCGTTTGCCGCACCATCGCGGACTGGGGATTGGCGGACGGTTATTTTGCCTCGGACGCGGATGCGGAGGTCTTTTACGAGGAGTTGCTCTGGCTGTGCGTCAACCAACACGCCGCCTTCAACTCACCGGTTTGGTTCAACGTCGGCCTCTTCCACCAATACGGCATCGGCAAAAACAGCAGCCGCGGCAATTTCTATTTCAACCGCGAAACCGGCCAAGCGGAGCGTGCTCCCACCCAATACGAATACCCCCAGTGCAGTGCCTGTTTCATCCAGAGCGTGGACGACAACATGGAATCGATCATGGAACTGGCCCGCAGCGAGGCCATGTTGTTCAAGTTCGGCTCCGGCACCGGCAGCGACCTGTCCACCCTGCGTTCCACGCGTGAGAAAATGAGCGGGGGTGGGCGCCCCAGCGGTCCTCTGTCCTTCCTCAAGGTCTATGACCAGATCGCCAACGTGGTCAAATCCGGCGGCAAAACTCGCCGCGCCGCCAAGATGAACACCCTCAAGGACTGGCACCCCGACATCGAGGAATTCATCGATTGCAAGCAGAAGGAAGAAAAGAAGGCCTGGGCCCTCATCGAACAGGGTTACAACGGCAGCTTCAACGGCGAGGCCTACGGTTCGGTCATGTACCAGAACGAAAACCTCTCCGTGCGGGCCAGCGATGCCTTCATGGAAGCGGCCATCCACGACGGCGAGTGGTGGACCAAGGCGGTGCGCGACGGCGCGCCGGTCGAGAAAAAGAAGGCCCGTGAACTCCTGCGCAAAATCGCCGAGGGCACCTGGATCTGCGGCGACCCGGGGATGCAGTTCGACGACACCATCCACAAGTGGCACACCTGCAAGGGTACCGACCGGCAGCACTCGACCAACCCCTGCTCCGAGTACCTTTTCCTCAACGACACGGCCTGCAACCTGGCCTCGATGAACTTGATGAAGTTCAAGCGGCCTGATGGATCGTTCGACACAGTCCGTTTCCGCGCGTCGGTGCGATTGCTCATCACGGCGCAGGAAATCCTGGTCGACCGGGCCAGCTATCCGACCGACCCCATCGCCGTGAACTCGCACATCTACCGCACGCTCGGCCTTGGTTACGCCAATCTGGGTTCGCTCATCATGAGTTACGGTCACAGCTACGATTCCAA
Encoded proteins:
- a CDS encoding biopolymer transporter ExbD, which encodes MRSRRAVVDEPGDAPEFQVSAMVDILMTMLVFFVATATFEYARQPADLALPRARREGPGDSRVAGLVLQLEREGGRILADQVPVARARDLVPLIRERMRTANRLRGQGAEFRVLIRADRTTPYWRVEEIMRAAGEAGVVDVLFAMERPGKKEKGGGS
- a CDS encoding MotA/TolQ/ExbB proton channel family protein, coding for MFRSVRRSAAAAASFILFLAPVTESQAAEKGRTLGEVFQAGGPVMWLLLLQSMLLVAVVVEAWRRFRVGELVPAETHRELHRWVGEGDLARAHGESRSRKDLFASAMDAALGRFSKGQEAARDAASDVLHVHATRMRGWLNYLSAIGVTAPMLGLLGTVMGMIKAFENLGHSGVADMTGLSAAISEVLVTTAGGLVVGIPAFVAYYILKNHLADSLATAEKEVFDLVDALPYGAPVAPEHAEPAAPAA
- the efp gene encoding elongation factor P — protein: MASCNANDLKKGMAIRHKGDICIVLDTQHRTPGNLRAFVQASLRSINTGRSSDERLGSTDKVEIVDVRREKWDFSYKDQADWVFMNPETYENITLTNEIVGDAKNYLTENCRVDVVFVEGRVAEIELPPTVLLKVTESAEGVRGDSANNVQKPALVETGLSIQVPLFIKEGEMVKIDTRTGKYLSRA
- a CDS encoding KpsF/GutQ family sugar-phosphate isomerase, which codes for MRMRTRARKVIDLEIAGLRALRAKLDPSFDLAVTCLMETCRRGGKVIVVGVGKSGHIGDKIAATLTSTGCPAVVLNALNATHGDLGVVGKADVILALSFSGETEELLRILPSLKRAASSLVGITGNARSSLARNADIHLHVPVSREACPLNLAPTTSTTAMLVLGDALAMVLLEARGFKKEEFARFHPGGSLGRNLLLGIRDVMRPIEQVAVCRENTPVRDALAEITRKRCGAAIIINSRGTLAGIYTQGDFTRGYQKSEDVGRLAVGKVMTAKPIRVQVDKLAVDVLNILSRHKINDLPVVDRRNHPVGLIDVQDLTKVKLL
- a CDS encoding biopolymer transporter ExbD is translated as MSRSRIGHRRILADDDAAPTPQIAPMINVIIVMVAFFAGGSALGTFEQHLGLKLPTFLFERASTVDRPLVVDLLVNGRCRLGGRELTSAELGERLASLKPALVLIRPEPATPHETVMGALESCSEAGVGRVQFAPLR